TCAAAGGGTATTTATAATTAGATCGATTTTGTTGTATTGAATTGTGTATTATGAAAGTtttcacaataaatattattacaaaacagaaaatatatttttaaaatacatacatacatacattattaaaatgatacaaatgcatgcatgtacatataatgactaaaaaaatagtcttttttttctaaataatttttaattttttatgtacatcaacagttatataaaaatttgcattggaagaattaaaattaattgattgcattaaaaataaatttcaatttattaaaacttacTCTACCTTTACTAcgagttttaaaataaatataaaaccaaCAACATAACATGcttataaaaataagaattgtaatataaataacacAGCGGTTAAAAGTTGATCAACAACTGACGTATAAGAATGTTTACTAGAATTAGATatcgtttttcatatttttagctttttctatatttattctatatacctattatatatttacaatgatATAAGGCGACAGTAACAAGAGCGTAATACGTATGAttaagaataatttaattacaaagGCCAAATAATACAGTCACAGtacaaatttttacatacatatgtattgtacattatatacaaattcatacatacaaagaaattaaatggaaaatttatatgaaatgacATTTGAAAGCAATATTAtaggtataatttttttatcgattacatataatttatactaCTAGTTAGGACTTACCCACTGGACGATCGGGTCATCATAGAAACATTCGTTTGAAAAATACTTGAAAAGCACCCCACTAGATATTCGagatgtacttacatacacatacatatgtttcaaatgatacttttaaatgaaaatatattttgatattatatacatatatattacatactaaATATTTACCTAAGTTCGGTTTGCATATTACATACACAAAACTTTATTCTAGATTTAATGGCTTATTTTTTACAATCGGGGAATtaaaattagtaataataaGCTGGGTGATATTCTTGCAAGATGCTACAGAATCACATATAAGGTGAATAAGCTTAacgaaaaattaataataaaaaaaagaaaactcaAACAATAATGTATtgcaattttaataacaaaacatacaatgtaaataaaaataatgaagtaTTATTTGACGAGCATTACAGAACAAACAGCAAAATAGTAAAAGTAAAACTTAaactatacaatatatatatgtaggtacataaatgtgatatttaaaCAATTTCATTTCTATATCTAAtatgcatattgtatgtatgtatatgactttacatacatatgtatacacacactggcttttaatacatatacatacgctaatgataaaattttgaattcatcTCTGGTTATGCATTTGAAACTTTAtttcacataaataaatacatatttgacttATTTACATcatattttccttttatttaaatttctttgtTGATATTCAATAAATATGACATCAAATGAGTAATATAAAACccaaatttattttctaatataaaaatatggacatacaaaagtaaaaatataaattattgttgTACAgttcattataaattatatttccaGATACAAAATGACGTATCAAACATTAATTTTCCATTATCAATACACAAtctgtacacacatacatacatacattgatattGGTATTGataaaaaagaaatattcaTTAAACACGACTATACCCTTGTTCTAACAAAAAGCCATAGATGGATAATCCAACTTAATACATTTCCTTATCTACGAAAAAACAAgtttttattatactattatcACCGTTATAACACTCTTCCACATTATCTTTGTGAGCGTTCTTAATTTTACAGCTGCACTATTactactattaaaataaatgtaaatatacatacattaatttttcttccacacATCCATGATATTTATCTCTTTATTTAAgatattatcattatattaaaaaaaaactattaattgGTGATAAACATTTAAcatcaatataatatttgtattcattAGCAAACACGGGGTAGGAACTCTAcaacatggtcgagtttgggtcGCCACCTTGCAAGTTAAGAACGATTCGATGATGTTGGTGGCTACTGCTTTACTTCTTTCCCTGCCATCATATTAAATAGCCGTGTACTAAATCACACCGTCATTTCATTCTTTTCGCCCCCATAATGGCGAaaaccatttttatatattaaataattaatgtctGGGATTTACAACTtactatattgtatatatttattaatttcgaactgagaaataatatatgtatcagtggcgtgcctttTATCGCACGACTTTACTTATGTAGgtgtgcgcgagtaggatataAGTGATACAGCAAGTAGGATACACAGGATACTGTGACGTGTCACAGCATGCTCTTGTATCCAACTCGCACTAATCTAAGTACAGCTGTGCGAtagaaacaaataaattttcaccgcacgccactgatatgtatgtaatatgcatTAGTAGCGATTTATGGCAGCGTCAAAGCTGAAAACACATTGTGAACACAAAAAAAGAACATGTCACAaaaaaccagggctgtggagccAGAGTTGTAGTCGtagagtcggagcatttcaagcggagtcgtaaaaaatcaaccgactccagatcttctttattattattttttaattaaaagtataaCTTTACGCGTCAACTAgtctataattttattgaagtaaatcgactaataaattgaaatttaataatttctttataaaaatcataaatttaaattacattgtaaataaaatcgttaaattgcacatatttttatgtgttctggccaaaactgatgtttcctccgtctcatacttttttttattagtttatctacatatgtacatagtaacaataaatgaagttttgtgataatgcaaaaattcgagctcaagattttgactgattcgaactcagaatcgatcactgatcacgttttcatgatctagaaaaaatgtgtgtgtctgtattttggggattttttgaacaccgttagtcctatcaaactaaaacttagtatcggttacagaaattcttatcgatacgatgtcaatttttttcaaatttttaagttgatcggaaatggtacctccactTATCgatatcctcttttttttaagtttttgaattaaattgtcTTCCAAACCATtaaccaagttatgtataaaatttggtaaacattcgtcaaccggaagtggcagtttatttttattaaattgatttgtttatgtatgaaattcatatacatatgtatactatgaatgtacttactttttatttatatcaataattcaataaatttcaatatttttaattgctttaattttttatattttgaaaatcgctattatttttaatactattaattttatatgttggCAAAAAAAGTCCATCTTACAAAattcgttcaagttggagtctgagtcggagtcgaatcgtAAAACAAAGCCCaaatcggagtcggtaaatttagATCGGACTCCACAACCCTGTTTAAAGTTCATAATATGCCTGCAATGCGTACAGTATATCGATGAGAAAGAAAATAGTAAATAGATATTTACAAACaatatgaaatgtatgtattttgtgacaaattattattactaagtaTACGATACACACCTTCGTAGAAGGTGAAttaatatatttcttatataaagtctttttcaattattcaatagcgaaatttcatcatttcaatacaattcaaCATGTTCATTTGTTCAACATAACCTATAAATAGATTACAATAGGCGAAATTTGAATTATGactgaaaataaaatcacattgTACAAAATTAGTGCATTGTTAAACATGCGATACATCACGTTCATATCAAATATACACATCAGATCAAACAAGCGATAAAATCTAAGTAAATAGCGCGGTCGGCAACTTTCAAtgtgataaaattttcattataagtCAAATTTGCAAAAAGTCTCGTCCGACTTAACTTCCTATGCACGTCACGATCGAGGTACGAACGGGTGACTCGCGAGCTCAAATGATGTTAtgcttctacatatttattttaggaTATATTTTTGATCGATCCATTGTGATTTGTACTGCGTCAAAACAGTATAAGATAAACGATAGGCATAGAAGGTGTGCTAAGGAAGGCGAGTATACGCCTTTCGCTCCGTGTGCTACAACTGGAACCAATCGTCTTGAGCACGCTGCAACCGCTGCAGTGAGGACCTCACGTGTCTGCCTTGCGCCATGACCACAGTCTCTCCCATGGTGCCGTGATAGCTGCTTTCGCCATCTGCACTACTCCTGCTAGTTCCGACACCGCCTACGGAAGCCGACGGTCGTAGACGCGACGTTGGCCTTCTCcgagtattatataaatcggcAGAGTACCGACCGAACCTGAAACATTTCACATGTCAGTTAATTGAGGATTCTAGCCAGATATACAAATCTAACAACAACTTAAAGTGAAACACAATTAAATCAACGTTCAGTTATCATCATCAAGTATGATAAGTTAACTCAATTACAATAACTTACATAATTTTAGACTCTATTCAATCCTAATCCTAAACCTTTATTAACAAAGATTAACCaccatataatgctttgaacagagtggccacgggttcaaatctcactggtttctgctggccaaaccttggatttgtgactccagatcgatcgtttcctatcagagtttgcaaatttgtttgattttcatttaagcgtttccaacaaattggcaatcttactCATTTTCTAGcataatctcgaatttcgctgaattgtataaaatgctgcaaatttacaaatttgaccatagatgtctctgtggatattaattgatatgtatttatgtactttttataatactaataatatttgtagcaaatgtacaatgtttctagccaggaaggcgcattagggttacgtgttaggccttcctggtataaattaaaaagataaaataaaataatatttacaatacgtAAAGGATcagaattaaattatgaattatagaatatatttaaatatgcataacATAATCTACCCATTATCATTATaaccataaatacatatgtacatttcaaaataCCTCTATAGAAAGAAGCAAAAATGGTTTGacattggttttttttaaaccaaACACAATATTGACTCACTTATCTCGAAGTGGATTACCGAAATGTTTGAGTAATGCTCCTACTATTGCATTGCTACTACGCACTATAATGACTATCATTGAATCGTGGATTAAAAACCGATTGAACCAAGCCAAATCTAATTAGCTCTCACATGGACAACATAGGTTTTTTGAACACTGAATAACATTGAACGACCTCTTAACAACATGAGACACATAAATCAGCTACCGCATTATTTACTCGTGTATCGTCGTAACAGCAGAGATAACAAAAGTACACTATGATTTTGGGCAAGCACGTCTATTATAAACTAATAGATATATGTTTTATACGTATTCAATCGCGATGTGCTAATTGATGATATCATATACGGTGTGAACTTTGACAACTCACTCGCTTTTTTCGCTAGTTTTCTCGACATCCTTTTTGATGCTCGCCAGTGATGAGTCGACTCTGTCGAGGAATTCGTCGAAAGTTTTCTTCTCGTCGGGACTACCGCATAGGAATTCGTTCGTCGCGCTTGGCACTCCGGCCACAGACGCTCGATGTTTCAAGGCTTCAGATCTCGGTTGTGGAATTTCCTCACTAGGCGAAACTGACGAGTCCTTCGACACTGGTATCATGAGATATTCGCGCAAGAAGAGGCTGTCAGATGCGAAGAGCCTATTCGCTCGCCGTATTTTCTCCATCTGAAATTGAGCAAAtaaaattatgcatttttttgctAGCAAAATTgtcattgaataatttcaaatataacgataaAAACATCTAAAAAAATGTTCTCATTATTGATTGATTTCTCAATATTGATTGACTATGTTTGGAAggctagtttatttattttttaaattatgactCGTGAATCACAATTGTTTGTGAATCACTTTACATTTCAATTCCGGCAAAGGCATGTATCTGTAGTCGAAAACCATTTAAACAATTATTGTGTTTTTAACAAGATGGGTGCATTAATTTTACTTGAAATAATGGACTCCAAATTCTATTAAATtcgattcatttatatttatgttggcTTTGagcaaaatttttcaattatgagACCGAAAATCGGCATTCTATGAACTTGCAAAAAGCCTGTCACCGAATTAGTTTACTTTCTTTTAAATTGTCGGCTttcttatttgaaataaattacagTCAGTCTTGCATGTCCCTCTGATAAGAAAACTTGAATTTAGCAAACGTATCAAATAAATCAGTAACAATTAATTTGAGAAACCTTGACTCATCACAGACAAAGATGTCAAtctattatgaatacatataaaatatgggtctacgtgacgagacagaatgttaaattacagaaaacacaaatatcggaaggcaaatatcgaaaatcgaaagatcttaagtcgaaagatcaaaaaaatatggtgcatggtaaacggtacatactcacttaatttgcgcgagcaggatacaacaggaaaaagaggaacatgcttttcctcccgtattctgcgcgcgcacattaatacgggaggaaaagcctgttcctcttgctcctgttgtatcctgctcgcgcaaattaagtgagaatgtacgtgagtatgtaccgtttaccatgcaccattttttttttatctttcgacttaagatctttcgattttcgatatttgccttccgatatttgcgttttctgtaatttaacattctgtctcgtcacggagaccgataaaatatatatgtacatatgaagactTTTggagatactcttcttcgaacagtggcccattGAGCTCATATTCTACACCAGGCATTCTCAAACATtcgaaaaaattttaattttaaaattttaaatcgaataaggataatattttatttctggtattctaatcttaaaaactttaaattactatagaaattattttatttgtttgtaaatatttttgtaagatgtatttaaaatacatacatacatgtcatcCACCACCCTCCCATTAAATTAAGATTAAGCCCTCCCCTAAGTATTATGTGTAATATCTTATTTTTGCTTAAGATAtacttattgaaaataaattacataggggctcaaatttttccttttgcctcaggttaaaaaaatatgtctaGTAACAGCTCTAATATGTGCatactatgtattataatacaataataaaaatcaaaaggatgttttgaaaattatcgagGGCTCCCATTCGTGAAAAGTTCCATTTCAAGCCCtgaacctacatatacatatagatataaaatagacataaaaatatttaaagcatattttgcataaaaaataCTGTTGATatgttttttacataaaaacgcTGTTTAAAATCATTGTTACATTATCAAAACAATAGTCGAGTTATGTGTAAGTTGtatcaataaaatgaaatgcaGCATAGGTACACGAACTTTCATGGATTACAGGAACTAAATGATAAAGACGGATATGAATCATTCAAAGTTATTGACAAGAAATAAAAACTAATATGATTTGAATTCTCCGCGAATCATTCACTTTTGATAAGATCTTGCTTTTTATTATGATATACATGTACACAGAGAGGCatacattcaaaatatgtattcaaagaAGCGTTAAGTGCTATTTTTTCATCAGCGCAATTGCCAACTCTCGTTAACACATCAACGGATACAAACCAACCGAGTGTACACTGTATGTTGttattacaagtaaaaaaaaataataacacataCGAACTGTATACATAACAGTCCGCAGTGTAAGCATTCCAAAATCATATCTCAAATTTGcatgttattaaaaaatgtcTCGTCACGCTGTATAAATATCGTGAACGCCCACCGACGGACATCACACTCAAAGCACATCTCAGGCATAATAAatctattattaatatattcaatgACAATATGGGCGATTTAAATTGGGTCAAAGTCAACACAACATttgactacatatataaatataatatcaaacaaACGCGGATATCGCCTAATTTATGACCCGAGAAGATAAAATTTATCCCTCTCGTCGAAATGCGTATATTTTTCCCACACATaaggaaaaaatgtataaataattgtaCAAAATATAGCATAATTAACAACTACCGTGGATTTTCGTAATCGttcatatttatctacataaatCTCCTGGATTAAGATTGCCAACAACAAATGGGACTAATTTAAGACGGCATTCATACAATGAACTGATTTTATCGATTCCAATTATTTCGTAAGTGAGTTGGAAAGCTTCACGAAATGTTGAAGCGCATGAAAATTTAATCAGTATACCCtcttatataatgtaatatttaaatggcGCACTACATAAAATGATTATTACTATCAATTGGAGCAGGGTAAACAAAACTAAGCAGTCtgctaattattatacacactaAAATTCGCAGTGAGTTGAAgtatatgttttaaaaattgtaaccAATTATAGAACAATCCACTAATCACCTTAAAGagtaatatattcataaaatatatctCGTCATTTATAATGTAAACAGTCAATGCgtattgcaatatttttcaatagcGCTAAACAAACACTAATAATGCAACAAGTTTACACGTACAATATACATGGCTAAGTATTGTGATCTTATGTGAGATATATTTTTAGCACAATAATCGAACACAAAGAATTAGCGAAGAGTGTGATGAGTAATGAGTTTGGGTTGAAAAGACCGTTGACGGAACAATGTGCATTGTGTAAATGTAATAAATCGGTGTGACGTGTGACGACATCGGCTCGAGTGTAAGTGTGGTGAAGAGTCGTACTAACCGTGGTGGAGTACTTGAGCGCGAGACCCTGCAGCGTGTCGTCGGGCTGAACGCGATGCCGAACGAGGCGAGAGGGCGCCTCGCGGCTCCTCGCCTCCAGGCAGCCTCGTCGCCCCCCGGCCAGGCAGGCGCCGTAATGCCGCGCGCCTCCCCCCACCAACCGCTCTTCCTCCATCGCGAACTACGACTTCGACCGACGCGACCAGACCACTCCGACGATCGACACTCACTGATCTCACTGACAGCCGTCTGACACTACTTACACTAGCATACTTACATACACTACACTCACATACGACCATGTCCGAAATAATTATTACATCCGTCTTCATTTCTTTTCATTTACGTGTCACATCATTTGAACCATAATGTAGGTGCTGTTCCGATCACCAGCATTCTTGGAATTTGGCTGTATTAGGAGCTATTAGAAAACTTCCTGTGGCCATCGTAACTTTATTATTCCGACGTGGGATTTGtatctatctatttattttttcttgtcAAAGTCTTTCCAAACATTTTTATTCTTGACAAAGTCTTTccagacatttttattttcttctttttatgTGTCTGAAAAACTAAATAACTTTATCAGAGTTAATAATAGCCATCTCGCACGGTTCGGtaatacgctaccattaaaccAGCaatttggcttaatggtagcgtatatatttagcaccactgaggtcgaaggttcgagtcctcgtcaaaccgctggttagatttgaggttttgtgactccaaatccaTCGTTTCTCtttcagagcttgccaattttatctgatcattgttgaaacggttcctgaaaactGGTATTAggtcatttcctgttgtcacaaaatttgtaaaaattatgcacagtaatctgaaatctataaatatctcgatagacatctctataatttcgtgtttattatatgtataaaaattgtgtgGCGGCTcactatacgacatggtcgagtttggttaccttcctgcgagtggggaccaactcggctgggttcggagagcgctactcactctgccttcggctgtcataaataaaacacgtgcattcaacatgccagtcgtctcattcgttcatcccccataattgtaataataattgtacacaaaaatctaaaaataatctatagatgtctctatgattattatttctgtactgattaatttttatatgctatgtattctgattgtatatgtgtaggcggggtacaatgtgttgaccgtatcccggcctaacgaaacactgttgtgctagttttataaagttttattgtttgcctatggttgtac
The nucleotide sequence above comes from Arctopsyche grandis isolate Sample6627 chromosome 4, ASM5162203v2, whole genome shotgun sequence. Encoded proteins:
- the LOC143910899 gene encoding lysM and putative peptidoglycan-binding domain-containing protein 1-like, with protein sequence MEEERLVGGGARHYGACLAGGRRGCLEARSREAPSRLVRHRVQPDDTLQGLALKYSTTMEKIRRANRLFASDSLFLREYLMIPVSKDSSVSPSEEIPQPRSEALKHRASVAGVPSATNEFLCGSPDEKKTFDEFLDRVDSSLASIKKDVEKTSEKSEFGRYSADLYNTRRRPTSRLRPSASVGGVGTSRSSADGESSYHGTMGETVVMAQGRHVRSSLQRLQRAQDDWFQL